A single bacterium DNA region contains:
- a CDS encoding metallophosphoesterase family protein, with product MQIVVVADIHANYRALKAVLDKYEKADEVWCLGDIVMCGPMPQTCTKLIRDRCRYSVLGNHDSAHVSLVRQIPQVCHDAYPPEEWHLEYLENLPVSVKFESDGRSYYLSHGGEEPIDRLVHWFNREHFEQALEFTGTDAIMIGHSHVAMIEKVGDKFLINAGTVGQPTEGDYRAQCIVIEDGQFRLDRVEYNLDELAEDYSNSLMPKEHADYYLQCTRQGFVTKHGIRRGPLSDSAIIPEVSEEK from the coding sequence ATGCAAATTGTAGTCGTAGCCGATATACACGCCAACTATCGCGCGTTGAAAGCCGTTTTAGATAAGTACGAGAAAGCTGATGAGGTTTGGTGCCTTGGCGATATCGTCATGTGCGGCCCAATGCCTCAAACCTGTACAAAGCTAATCCGCGATCGATGCCGATACTCGGTGTTGGGCAACCACGATTCGGCACACGTGTCGCTGGTTAGACAAATTCCACAGGTCTGTCATGACGCCTATCCGCCTGAAGAGTGGCATCTGGAATATTTGGAAAACCTGCCGGTATCGGTGAAATTCGAGTCCGACGGCAGATCTTATTATCTTTCGCATGGTGGCGAGGAGCCAATCGATCGCCTTGTGCATTGGTTCAACCGTGAGCATTTTGAGCAGGCGCTGGAGTTCACCGGAACAGACGCGATTATGATAGGGCACTCTCATGTGGCGATGATCGAAAAGGTTGGGGATAAGTTCCTCATTAACGCAGGTACCGTTGGCCAGCCGACCGAGGGCGATTATCGGGCCCAGTGTATTGTTATCGAAGACGGCCAATTCCGACTCGATCGGGTTGAATACAATCTGGATGAACTCGCCGAAGATTATTCCAACTCACTCATGCCAAAAGAGCATGCCGACTATTACTTGCAGTGTACACGCCAAGGTTTTGTCACCAAACACGGCATCCGCCGAGGGCCTCTTTCCGATTCAGCAATAATTCCCGAAGTGTCAGAGGAAAAATAA